The Bernardetia litoralis DSM 6794 genome includes a window with the following:
- a CDS encoding DUF4238 domain-containing protein has protein sequence MYNTQNNPRILRELKKHHHYVWKEYLKPWTFENRICCQRKGKTFSSSLDKIAQERFFYKSLKLGSEEIKYLQYLIKNMVPNVSKSISHIFNLYNDISNSNDEYLIKCGIEDLHTSVENYGKNCLKELQIGNIEFLEEDKYKHQLSLFLGIQYTRTKKMRKNLNPAKLKNKQIDLEKMSIILPFIYGEITGNWIYNTGEIELLRNNTSSNFITSDQPIFNVKAPLNETKKLKEFELYYPISPNYAIYISKTNNGKVINDNNDVLYYNQLVKSHSFEQIFGKSESDFK, from the coding sequence GTGTATAATACTCAAAACAACCCGAGAATATTGAGAGAATTAAAGAAACATCATCATTACGTTTGGAAAGAATACTTAAAACCTTGGACGTTTGAAAACAGAATTTGTTGTCAAAGGAAAGGTAAAACATTTTCAAGTTCATTAGACAAAATTGCTCAAGAAAGATTCTTTTATAAATCTCTAAAACTTGGTTCTGAAGAAATTAAATATTTGCAGTATTTAATTAAGAATATGGTTCCTAATGTTTCAAAATCAATCAGTCATATTTTTAATCTTTACAATGATATTTCTAACTCAAATGATGAATATTTGATTAAATGTGGAATTGAAGATTTACATACAAGTGTAGAGAACTATGGCAAAAATTGTTTAAAAGAGTTACAAATTGGGAATATTGAGTTTTTAGAGGAAGACAAATATAAACATCAGTTAAGTTTGTTTTTAGGAATACAATATACGCGAACAAAAAAAATGCGTAAAAACTTAAACCCTGCAAAATTAAAAAACAAACAAATTGATTTGGAAAAAATGTCAATTATTCTACCTTTTATTTATGGAGAAATCACAGGTAATTGGATTTACAATACGGGAGAAATAGAATTATTAAGAAATAACACTTCTTCAAATTTTATCACAAGCGACCAGCCAATTTTTAATGTTAAAGCACCACTTAATGAAACGAAAAAATTAAAAGAATTTGAATTGTATTATCCTATATCGCCTAATTATGCCATTTATATTAGTAAAACCAACAATGGAAAGGTTATAAATGACAATAATGATGTATTATACTATAATCAATTAGTAAAAAGTCATTCATTTGAACAAATTTTTGGAAAGAGCGAATCTGATTTTAAATGA
- a CDS encoding tetratricopeptide repeat protein, whose protein sequence is MKNLLTILLILISFSVFGQKKMMKKAELAFAHYEKGEKYEALLIFKELVKDYPKSEQYGRNLYNIPTIYQEIDSTKMAIEWFMKVLNDKNLDDSEKDHSRGIFETNTNFKHYAAMNIGVIHYNNNNYSDALNFYKLADIKYPYYNTSGTDLKLNKIKLAANISDCYDKLNQTDSAIVVLLPHALTESPKASNYVSQKIIGLVKKYEQENSFFKELDKSINNLEIIDKGIRLNFYGIDVKVYPYFNEKLTKKHLKNTLFYKEINKAGNDG, encoded by the coding sequence ATGAAAAATTTACTAACCATATTACTTATACTGATTTCATTTTCAGTTTTCGGACAAAAGAAGATGATGAAAAAAGCTGAATTGGCTTTTGCCCACTATGAGAAAGGAGAAAAATATGAAGCTCTTTTAATTTTCAAAGAATTGGTTAAGGATTATCCAAAATCTGAACAATATGGACGAAATCTTTATAATATACCTACCATTTATCAAGAGATAGACTCTACAAAAATGGCTATAGAATGGTTTATGAAAGTTCTTAATGATAAAAATCTTGATGATTCAGAAAAAGACCATTCTCGTGGAATTTTTGAAACTAATACCAATTTTAAACATTACGCAGCTATGAATATTGGTGTGATTCATTACAACAACAACAATTATTCTGATGCATTGAATTTTTATAAACTAGCTGACATAAAATATCCATACTACAACACATCAGGAACTGACTTGAAGTTGAATAAAATCAAGTTAGCCGCTAACATTTCTGATTGCTACGACAAATTGAACCAAACAGATAGTGCGATTGTTGTACTACTTCCTCATGCATTAACTGAATCACCAAAAGCAAGTAATTATGTAAGTCAGAAAATAATAGGCCTAGTAAAGAAATATGAACAGGAAAATTCTTTTTTTAAAGAGTTAGATAAATCAATTAACAATTTGGAAATCATAGATAAAGGAATTCGTTTAAATTTCTATGGCATTGATGTAAAGGTCTATCCCTACTTTAATGAAAAACTCACAAAAAAGCATTTGAAAAACACTTTATTTTATAAAGAAATAAATAAAGCTGGTAACGATGGTTAA
- a CDS encoding HNH endonuclease has protein sequence MSYLKKILKKIMPQQNYENYWKLTNAFTDYNGQKFLDTLAVCIQFIDDFKTEEYSEDKYSRLQDEIYKVNPINHISIRKSINQLVKMGFVNSFLVSYHPQAKEYISARTNKKRVTLLSKIVYSNSSFNRAVNNESSIKQINFLVQTLIEKGKLSKEEIIALMLVDIEAQKETFLPENELKKYVKEANNIGFLKRKYNQIGYLSNLLGKLDDLVFVNDDLYFKEDAEQIFGEDLKAISKRRDPYLHRLYKNQLQDECEEIYGNPMCVLEQLTYPVLIASHIKPFIESDENEAYDPNNGLLLSRTIDSLFDLKYISFSDDGEMLFSSRIAEDVKEFWKEYRLENTILNDERKNYLAYHRNLMTERDARA, from the coding sequence ATGAGTTACCTCAAAAAAATATTAAAAAAAATTATGCCACAGCAGAATTATGAAAACTATTGGAAATTAACCAATGCCTTTACAGATTATAATGGTCAGAAATTTTTGGATACTTTAGCTGTTTGCATTCAATTTATTGATGATTTCAAAACAGAAGAATATTCAGAGGATAAATATTCAAGGTTGCAAGACGAAATATATAAAGTAAATCCAATTAATCATATTTCAATTCGAAAATCAATTAACCAATTGGTTAAAATGGGTTTTGTTAATTCTTTTTTAGTTTCATATCATCCTCAAGCTAAAGAATATATTAGTGCTCGAACTAATAAAAAAAGAGTAACATTATTATCAAAAATTGTTTACTCAAATTCAAGTTTTAATCGAGCTGTAAATAATGAATCTTCTATTAAACAAATTAATTTTTTGGTTCAAACTTTAATTGAAAAAGGAAAGCTATCTAAAGAAGAAATAATAGCTTTAATGCTTGTAGATATTGAAGCGCAAAAAGAAACTTTTTTACCAGAAAACGAATTGAAAAAATATGTAAAGGAAGCAAACAATATTGGATTTTTAAAAAGGAAATATAATCAAATTGGCTATTTATCTAACTTATTAGGTAAGTTAGATGATTTAGTTTTCGTTAATGATGATTTATACTTTAAGGAAGATGCTGAACAAATTTTTGGAGAAGATTTAAAAGCTATTTCAAAACGGAGAGACCCATATTTGCATAGATTATACAAAAATCAATTACAAGACGAATGTGAAGAAATATACGGAAACCCAATGTGTGTTTTAGAGCAACTAACTTATCCTGTATTAATTGCAAGTCATATAAAGCCTTTTATTGAATCAGACGAAAATGAAGCTTATGACCCAAATAATGGTTTACTATTAAGTCGAACAATTGATTCTCTTTTTGACCTAAAATATATTTCTTTTTCGGACGATGGAGAAATGTTATTCTCAAGCCGAATTGCTGAAGATGTAAAAGAATTTTGGAAAGAATATAGGCTTGAAAATACTATATTGAATGATGAACGAAAAAATTATCTTGCGTATCATAGAAATTTAATGACTGAAAGAGATGCCAGAGCTTAA
- a CDS encoding ComEA family DNA-binding protein, with product MTTKKEKGVLLLEEVLESLESSKLPLFNSIQKLNRIGKLLNEEKLTIWTEVQLGNILFTIPIQNWLDSYAENEKENNKESKKDLKEKFEKLEEIGIELASIFTSEELSVKSIESGGGFNNIGFIEDKYNDFIKSKRGNDGTFYKSNLSNHLSIIKAIAYKKASSYHKKYAYETLPESNFEILKANVEDVLFDIDPELAEKLMLAFKSVSSDKPEEWSQALTSCRRFFEKLADNLFPATDEKLNGRSLSKENYINRLWAYMDKSISSKSNKDLAKKHVDLLGLYLQSTYKLSNKGVHSDITRIESIKTVMHIYLVCADLLDYLDKDKFIDKKPNIYSATLDELEVVGNISRKIAKEIIKLRVNKSKITEEDLKKIPGVGIKTLKQFLSNISLEKK from the coding sequence ATGACAACAAAAAAAGAAAAAGGAGTTTTATTACTAGAAGAAGTACTTGAGAGTCTTGAAAGCTCTAAATTACCTTTATTCAACTCAATCCAAAAATTGAATCGGATTGGAAAATTACTTAACGAAGAAAAATTAACGATTTGGACAGAAGTTCAACTTGGGAATATATTGTTCACAATTCCTATTCAAAACTGGCTAGATAGTTACGCTGAAAACGAAAAAGAGAATAATAAGGAATCAAAAAAAGACCTTAAAGAAAAATTCGAAAAACTTGAGGAAATTGGAATTGAATTAGCAAGTATTTTTACTAGCGAAGAACTTTCCGTTAAATCAATAGAATCTGGAGGTGGATTTAACAATATTGGTTTCATTGAAGATAAATACAATGACTTCATAAAATCTAAAAGAGGAAATGACGGAACCTTTTATAAATCAAATTTATCTAATCATTTATCAATTATAAAAGCCATAGCTTACAAAAAAGCATCTTCATACCATAAAAAATATGCTTACGAAACACTACCTGAATCGAACTTTGAAATTTTAAAAGCTAATGTAGAAGATGTACTTTTTGATATTGACCCAGAATTAGCAGAAAAATTGATGTTAGCATTTAAATCAGTTTCATCAGATAAACCTGAAGAATGGTCACAAGCACTAACTAGTTGTAGAAGATTTTTCGAAAAATTAGCTGACAATTTATTTCCCGCAACAGATGAGAAACTAAACGGGAGAAGTCTATCTAAAGAAAATTATATTAATCGACTATGGGCTTATATGGATAAAAGTATCTCAAGTAAGTCAAATAAAGATTTAGCAAAAAAACACGTGGACTTATTAGGCTTGTACCTTCAAAGTACATACAAATTATCAAATAAAGGAGTTCATAGTGACATTACAAGAATCGAGTCAATTAAAACTGTAATGCATATATATCTAGTTTGTGCTGACTTATTGGATTATTTAGATAAAGATAAATTTATTGATAAAAAACCGAATATATATAGCGCTACACTAGATGAATTAGAAGTTGTTGGAAATATATCAAGGAAAATAGCCAAAGAAATAATAAAATTAAGAGTTAATAAATCTAAAATAACAGAGGAGGATTTAAAGAAAATCCCAGGTGTCGGAATAAAAACTTTAAAACAGTTCTTATCGAATATTTCATTGGAAAAAAAATAA
- a CDS encoding tetratricopeptide repeat protein encodes MNRQAIFLLFGLTLFFSQVNGQTFRQQFNDFVSKKDTVGQQQLLEKWEKTDSNDPELFVAYFNYYIIKSKQEILSVGQNPKGSNVLQIMSQDTTEKEPIAFMYGDTYYEPNLLSKGFDWIRKGIEKYPNRLDMRFGRIYMFGELEDYENFTKEIIKTLDYSSVNKNKWTWAENKSLDDPNKIMLGSIQNYQIQLYNTENDSLLNNMKDIAETVLKYYPEHIESLSNLSIVYLFQEQYDKALEPLLKAEKINPKDYIILNNIAEAYKNKGDKKKAIKYYELTLKYIDDDEQTKKYIQEQIDGLKSK; translated from the coding sequence ATGAATAGACAAGCAATATTTTTACTTTTCGGTTTAACACTATTTTTCAGTCAAGTAAATGGACAAACATTTAGGCAACAATTCAATGACTTTGTTTCGAAAAAAGACACAGTTGGACAACAACAACTTTTAGAAAAATGGGAAAAGACAGATAGTAATGACCCAGAACTCTTTGTAGCTTATTTCAACTATTATATAATCAAAAGCAAACAAGAAATTCTATCTGTTGGACAAAACCCAAAAGGCTCAAATGTTTTGCAAATCATGAGTCAAGACACAACCGAAAAAGAACCAATTGCCTTTATGTATGGTGACACATATTACGAGCCTAACTTATTAAGTAAAGGGTTTGATTGGATAAGAAAGGGAATAGAAAAATATCCGAACAGGCTTGATATGCGATTTGGTAGGATTTATATGTTTGGAGAACTTGAAGATTATGAAAATTTCACTAAAGAAATAATTAAAACACTTGACTATTCATCAGTCAATAAAAATAAATGGACTTGGGCAGAGAATAAATCACTTGACGACCCCAACAAGATTATGTTAGGTTCAATTCAGAATTATCAAATTCAACTTTATAACACAGAAAATGACAGTCTGTTGAATAATATGAAAGATATTGCTGAAACAGTTTTAAAATATTATCCTGAACACATTGAAAGTTTATCAAATCTATCAATTGTTTATCTATTTCAAGAACAATATGACAAGGCACTTGAACCTCTTTTAAAAGCTGAAAAAATAAATCCTAAAGATTATATTATTTTAAATAATATTGCAGAAGCATATAAAAATAAAGGTGACAAAAAGAAAGCAATCAAATATTATGAACTGACATTAAAATATATTGACGATGACGAACAAACAAAGAAATACATACAAGAGCAAATTGACGGACTTAAAAGCAAATAA